One stretch of Primulina huaijiensis isolate GDHJ02 unplaced genomic scaffold, ASM1229523v2 scaffold28411_ERROPOS180412, whole genome shotgun sequence DNA includes these proteins:
- the LOC140967821 gene encoding uncharacterized protein — MVPNDVKDLIWESVNLTYNVDQSWKKGCLNSANNKWRQFKSFLTQKFILSKRNNTEDLKEPPTGFGITRDYWSSFIISRLSDDFMADELCDDDDINRAIMWKKGRVNKKGQYEGDELKSAIEKIHGYVQQKIEGTLQFEEGKNDILTKVLDSHEHSGRVRGVGGHITPSIYFNIGIVWKSPLGDDHLFLNQTKELMEAKILFSEQDARIAEQNARISDQDARIQRLEEMFKKGASNFDIEEKGSCSVKLHPMSDDKIKKSVSNYATSHDDDVKALSKADFLQGKPVALALESRNNIVAYGTIVHVNADDKLFHGVPSPMSCMHVSIDIAVDKLAHLPFPIPNECDTVGDSIGTHVPWPAHLVVMQDEKLERKKNVNHRINIGLSSSVPRSLHLLYCYCKRALTDEQNLSLLFDHDLFDEDYELLLHLEDIIPFYSLDPISANCIVVYMWHMFKKMKIDNKTDMFRFVNPHTIPYMPYLTRLDKNGKI, encoded by the exons ATGGTTCCAAATGATGTCAAAGATTTAATATGGGAATCAGTTAAC CTAACGTACAATGTTGATCAAAGCTGGAAGAAGGGATGTCTGAACTCTGCAAATAACAAGTGGAGACAGTTTAAATCTTTTCTCACTCAAAAGTTCATTCTTAGCAAGCGGAATAACACTGAGGATTTGAAAGAACCACCTACTGGGTTTGGTATTACACGAGATTATTGGAGTTCATTTATAATCAGTCGCTTGTCTGATGACTTCATG GCAGATGAGTTATGTGACGATGATGATATAAATCGAGCAATTATGTGGAAGAAAGGACGGGTCAATAAGAAGGGTCAATATGAAGGCGATGAGTTGAAATCGGCAATAGAAAAGATT CATGGTTATGTGCAGCAAAAAATCGAGGGTACGTTGCAATTTGAAGAGGGAAAAAATGATATCCTTACGAAAGTACTGGATTCACATGAACATTCTGGTCGTGTGAGAGGTGTTGGAGGTCATATCACTCCAAGCATCTACTTTAATATTGGTATAGTATGGAAGAGTCCTCTTGGTGATGACCATTTATTCCTTAATCAAACAAAGGAGTTGATGGAGGCGAAGATATTATTCTCAGAACAAGATGCACGCATCGCAGAACAAAATGCACGCATATCAGATCAAGATGCACGCATACAGAGACTTGAAGAGATGTTCAAAAAGGGTGCAAGCAACTTTGACATTGAAGAAAAAGGTAGTTGCTCAGTAAAGTTACATCCCATGAGTGACGATAAAATCAAAAAGAGTGTCTCGAACTATGCAACTTCGCATGACGATGACGTGAAAGCTTTGAGCAAAGCTGATTTTTTGCAG GGTAAGCCGGTTGCATTGGCATTGGAATCTAGGAACAATATTGTTGCCTACGGTACAATTGTCCATGTCAATGCGGATGATAAATTATTTCATGGTGTTCCATCACCCATGAGTTGCATGCACGTATCCATTGATATTGCTGTCGACAAATTAGCACATTTGCCATTTCCAATTCCAAATGAATGTGATACTGTTGGTGATTCTATAGGAACACATGTACCTTGGCCAGCACACTTGGTAGTAATGCAAGATGAG AAGCTTGAAAGGAAGAAAAATGTCAACCACAGAATTAACATTGGTTTGTCTTCAAGTGTGCCAAGATCTTTACATCTATTGTATTGTTATTGTAAACGTGCTCTAACCGATGAACAAAATCTATCACTGCTTTTTGATCATGATTTATTTGACGAGGATTACGAACTACTTCTGCACCTTGAAGACATCATTCCTTTCTATAGTTTGGATCCAATATCTGCCAATTGTATAGTTGTGTACATGTG gcatatgtttaaaaaaatgaaaatagataACAAGACCGACATGTTTAGATTTGTGAATCCACACACGATCCCATACATGCCATATTTGACTAGACTTGACAAAAACGGAAAAATCTAA
- the LOC140967823 gene encoding uncharacterized protein, protein MDKDWMSKNRLSHEYEVGVEYFLQFASRNANNPNAMPCPCTNCGNLKTKDIDTIRAHLCCNGIDLTYHTWIWHGERSKFGNSMNDSDRVRQDERKYFTEEPINMVHVAYDSYAENPKQFHKLLEDAEKPLYPGCVKFTKLSALVKLYNLKAKYSWSDKSFTDLLGLFGQMLPDDNELPLSLYDAKKSLCALGMDYVKIHACPNDCILYRRILPVALFAGCQGGSWQKVTSKDLTWHADKRIRDGYLRHPADAPSWKVVDHNWPNFASEPRNLRLAISADGFNPHSLMSSAYSCWPIVMITYNLPPSLCMKRKFMMLTLLISGPKQPGNDIDLYLAPLIDDLKFLWDIGVDTYDAYRKEIFSLKAVLLWTINDFPAYGKMSGYIVKGYHACPICGEETCSTRLKHSRKIAYTGHKRFLPTSHPYRRQKKAFNGNQEFKLAPKPLNGLEVLERFERINYRLGKMSGKVQLKMKDLKLVGLKSHDYHTLMQQFLPVAIRGVLPKHILKGYVQNRHRPEWCIAERYIAEEAVEFCSDYMSSVDTIGIPSMHRRKQLTKPLSGSVMHYTSDDELNQAHRYLLENDVDVEPYIEEHMTYLDAKFPHKAKSKRWLQDEHNRTFINWIRDSVASAVGNFTREISERLKWVARGPSKQVLKYSSYLIDGVTHHTKERDDTRIVQNSGVSLVATTMQVASAKDKNPVVSDMIFYGVIQEIWELDYQMFQIPMFKCNWVENFNGIKVDDLGFTLVNLKRIGFKSDSFIFGSQAKQVFYIEDPQDPEWHVVLASPTKEYIHYMNGDELENDVSHYQCFTRGFMSMDVDGIDENEPSCIREDCDGMSKNEKPKQNTAYSANDNSCGGKTVLESTETETTISSRGRTRLDRLVRQRVHGIRKNVRFNKLGQPVGEFAGEMQSYIGVLLRKKV, encoded by the exons ATGGACAAAGATTGGATGTCAAAGAACAGGTTGTCACATGAATATGAGGTAGGGGTGGAGTATTTCTTGCAGTTTGCATCGCGAAATGCTAACAATCCGAATGCAATGCCTTGCCCATGTACAAATTGTGGTAATCTAAAGACGAAAGATATTGACACTATAAGGGCTCATTTGTGTTGTAATGGTATAGATTTAACATATCATACATGGATTTGGCATGGCGAAAGATCTAAGTTCGGGAACTCAATGAATGATAGTGATCGAGTACGGCAAGATGAACGCAAATATTTTACCGAGGAACCTATAAATATGGTCCATGTTGCATATGATAGTTATGCTGAGAATCCAAAACAATTCCATAAGCTACTTGAAGATGCCGAGAAACCTTTATATCCTGGATGTGTTAAATTTACAAAGTTATCTGCACTTGTGAAATTATATAACTTGAAGGCAAAATATAGTTGGAGTGATAAAAGTTTCACTGATTTACTTGGTTTGTTTGGGCAAATGCTTCCAGATGACAATGAATTACCTTTATCTTTGTACGATGCAAAGAAAAGCTTATGTGCTTTAGGGATGGATTATGTGAAAATTCATGCTTGTCCTAATGATTGTATCTTATACCGGAGGATTTTACCGGTTGCCCTATTTGCGGGATGTCAAGGTGGAAGTTGG CAGAAGGTGACATCTAAGGACTTAACTTGGCATGCTGATAAAAGAATTCGTGATGGATACTTGCGCCATCCAGCTGATGCACCCTCTTGGAAAGTAGTGGATCACAACTGGCCAAATTTTGCTTCCGAGCCAAGAAACCTAAGATTGGCCATATCAGCAGACGGCTTCAATCCACATAGTTTGATGAGTTCTGCATATAGTTGTTGGCCAATTGTGATGATCACTTACAACCTTCCTCCAAGTTTGTGTATGAAGAGAAAATTTATGATGCTCACTTTGTTGATATCTGGTCCCAAACAACCAGGAAATGATATTGATCTCTACTTAGCACCTCTAATTGAcgacttaaaatttttatgggaTATAGGTGTTGATACATATGATGcatatcgaaaagaaattttctCGCTTAAAGCTGTGTTACTATGGACGATCAATGATTTTCCTGCATATGGGAAGATGTCAGGTTATATTGTGAAAGGATATCATGCATGTCCAATATGTGGTGAAGAAACATGTTCGACGAGGTTGAAGCATAGTAGAAAAATTGCGTATACAGGCCATAAAAGGTTTCTTCCTACAAGTCATCCTTATCGAAGGCAAAAAAAAGCATTTAATGGGAACCAAGAGTTTAAACTCGCACCAAAACCGTTAAATGGGCTTGAAGTATTAGAAAGATTTGAAAGAATTAATTATCGTCTGGGAAAAATGAGTGGGAAGGTTCAGTTGAAG ATGAAGGACTTGAAACTTGTTGGCCTTAAGTCACATGACTATCACACTTTGATGCAACAATTTCTTCCAGTGGCCATACGTGGTGTCTTGCCTAAACAT ATATTGAAAGGCTACGTGCAAAATCGCCATCGGCCTGAATGGTGTATAGCCGAACGTTATATTGCTGAAGAGGCTGTGGAATTTTGCTCGGACTACATGTCTAGTGTAGATACAATTGGTATCCCATCAATGCATCGGAGAAAACAACTCACTAAGCCTCTGTCTGGTTCAGTAATGCACTACACTAGTGATGATGAGTTGAATCAAGCACATCGGTATCTATTGGAAAATGATGTTGACGTTGAGCCTTATATCGA GGAACACATGACATATTTGGATGCAAAATTTCCCCATAAGGCTAAGTCCAAAAGGTGGTTACAAGATGAGCATAACCGAACCTTTATCAACTGGATACGTGATAGT GTTGCAAGTGCAGTTGGCAATTTCACTCGTGAAATTTCAGAAAGATTGAAGTGGGTAGCGCGCGGACCTAGCAAACAAGTGTTAAAGTACTCTAGTTATTTGATTGATGGGGTCACTCATCATACAAAAGAGCGAGATGATACACGAATTGTGCAAAATTCCGGTGTAAGCTTAGTCGCAACGACAATGCAAGTTGCTAGTGCAAAGGATAAAAATCCAGTTGTGTCAGACATGATTTTTTATGGAGTTATTCAAGAAATATGGGAACTTGATTACCAAATGTTTCAAATTCCAATGTTTAAATGTAATTGGGTTGAGAATTTCAACGGTATTAAAGTTGATGATCTTGGTTTCACGTTGGTAAACCTAAAGAGAATTGGATTCAAGTCTGACTCTTTTATCTTTGGCAGTCAAGCAAAGCAGGTGTTTTACATTGAAGATCCTCAAGATCCTGAATGGCATGTTGTACTTGCAAGTCCCACCAAAGAGTATATTCACTACATGAATGGTGATGAATTGGAAAATGATGTATCCCACTATCAATGTTTTACACGAGGGTTTATGTCAATGGATGTTGATGGAATAGATGAAAATGAACCATCATGCATTCGTGAAGATTGTGATGG GATGTCAAAGAATGAGAAGCCTAAACAGAATACTGCATATTCTGCCAATGACAATAGTTGTGGGGGCAAAACAGTTTTGGAATCTACAGAGACGGAAACAACAATATCATCTAGAGGTCGTACACGTTTGGATAGGCTTGTTAGGCAAAGGGTTCATGGAATCAGAAAGAATGTAAGGTTCAATAAATTGGGACAGCCAGTAGGAGAATTTGCAGGTGAGATGCAAAGTTATATTGGAGTTCTTCTTCGAAAAAAGGTATAG